A single genomic interval of Stieleria maiorica harbors:
- a CDS encoding PVC-type heme-binding CxxCH protein gives MSVEDQPSGASLRAHSPLSLVCLGLALAFGFPAVATAQQRLPKQQHRTSDAPFLTPAEAVKTMSIPDGFEVSVFAAEPDLAEPIAFCFDDRGRMWVVENLNYRTRREHTDDKVSRIQILEDTDSDGVFDKKTTFADDLTFTSGIAVGFGGVYVGSPPNFSFIPDADGDDRPDGPPQVLLDGWGINDRHETLNSFIWGPDGWLYGCHGVFTQSRVGKPGEDDARRQFIDGGIWRFHPVTKKYEVFARGLSNPWGFDFDNHGQGFATCCVIPHLFHVVQGGVYTKQSRPHINPHIYDDITTIRDHTHLSAHGGARFYLADAFPQQYHDRLFMCNIHEHCVLTDVMVPNGSSFIGKHGDDFLPTNDLAWVGFSVEIGPEGGVYLLDWHDTDICGNAINFPQSGRIYRIMPEGSQPIARPNLRSLSDSELIAMQWHTNDWYVRQARVLLHARAADRTLDPSATKTQLKQMFRTAGSSPRRLRALWAAHVTGVITSQELTDLLDHDDHYVRAWAIQLLSEKTTVDAFFLADIESSESGLTPTVLNKFSAMAKHDDSPVVRLYLASAVQRLPFADRWPILEQLAMHADDVHDNNLARMYWFALEPMVPEFPERSLALAVKGKLSNLQEFVARRLATGDIAEDSDPNWRRVVAQVAPGFGVRDVGEGGIVHHKVFRNRSAVQTHPKDRHQPCRMFRDVKVPAGKATELQLRVSHHPHGDWQLRVLVGKDVLADQTVSSSTVANDEWLDVTVDLSKYAGQQIRLTLENRANDWHNEWAYWNEVKLVVH, from the coding sequence ATGTCGGTCGAGGATCAGCCGTCTGGCGCCAGCCTACGGGCCCACAGCCCATTATCTCTGGTGTGCCTGGGGCTCGCACTCGCTTTCGGTTTCCCGGCGGTCGCGACGGCACAACAACGGTTGCCCAAACAACAACACCGCACCAGCGACGCACCGTTTCTGACGCCCGCTGAAGCCGTCAAGACGATGTCGATCCCGGACGGCTTTGAGGTTTCGGTCTTCGCCGCCGAGCCGGACCTGGCCGAACCGATCGCGTTCTGCTTCGACGACCGCGGCCGAATGTGGGTGGTCGAAAACTTGAACTACCGCACCCGTCGCGAACACACCGATGACAAGGTCAGCCGGATTCAAATTCTGGAGGACACCGACAGCGACGGCGTGTTCGACAAAAAGACGACCTTTGCCGACGATTTGACCTTCACCTCGGGGATCGCCGTCGGCTTCGGAGGCGTCTATGTCGGATCGCCGCCGAACTTCAGTTTCATCCCCGATGCGGATGGTGACGACCGCCCCGACGGTCCGCCGCAAGTGCTTCTGGACGGCTGGGGAATCAACGATCGTCACGAAACGCTGAACAGTTTCATCTGGGGCCCCGACGGATGGCTGTATGGATGCCACGGGGTGTTCACGCAATCACGAGTCGGCAAACCCGGCGAAGACGACGCGCGGCGACAGTTCATTGACGGCGGGATCTGGCGGTTCCATCCGGTGACGAAGAAGTACGAGGTGTTCGCGAGGGGACTTTCGAACCCGTGGGGTTTTGATTTTGACAATCACGGCCAAGGCTTCGCCACCTGCTGCGTCATCCCGCACCTGTTTCACGTCGTCCAAGGCGGTGTGTACACCAAGCAAAGCCGCCCGCATATCAATCCGCACATCTACGACGACATCACAACGATCCGCGACCACACGCACTTGTCCGCCCACGGCGGCGCGCGGTTCTATCTGGCCGACGCGTTTCCGCAGCAGTATCACGACCGGTTGTTCATGTGCAACATCCACGAGCACTGTGTGCTGACCGACGTGATGGTTCCCAACGGTTCCAGCTTCATCGGCAAACACGGGGACGACTTCCTGCCGACGAACGATTTGGCCTGGGTCGGGTTCAGCGTGGAAATCGGCCCTGAAGGCGGTGTCTATCTCCTGGATTGGCACGACACCGACATCTGCGGCAACGCGATCAATTTTCCCCAAAGCGGTCGGATCTATCGGATCATGCCCGAAGGCAGCCAGCCGATCGCGCGGCCCAACCTGCGTTCGCTGTCCGACAGCGAATTGATCGCGATGCAGTGGCACACCAATGACTGGTACGTCCGCCAGGCGCGTGTGCTGTTGCACGCACGCGCAGCTGACCGAACACTCGATCCATCCGCGACCAAGACTCAGCTGAAGCAGATGTTTCGCACCGCCGGCTCATCCCCGAGACGATTGCGCGCCTTATGGGCAGCCCACGTCACAGGGGTGATCACATCGCAGGAACTGACGGACTTACTGGACCATGACGACCACTACGTACGAGCCTGGGCGATCCAGTTGTTGAGCGAGAAGACGACGGTGGACGCCTTCTTTTTGGCCGATATCGAATCGTCAGAATCCGGATTAACCCCGACGGTCCTGAACAAGTTTTCCGCGATGGCCAAACACGACGACTCGCCCGTCGTCCGGTTGTACTTGGCCTCGGCGGTCCAGCGACTTCCCTTTGCCGATCGCTGGCCGATTTTGGAGCAGTTGGCGATGCACGCCGACGATGTCCATGACAACAACTTGGCCCGGATGTACTGGTTCGCTTTGGAACCGATGGTGCCGGAATTCCCCGAGCGATCGCTGGCTTTGGCCGTCAAAGGCAAACTGTCGAACCTGCAAGAATTCGTGGCCCGACGGTTGGCGACGGGAGACATTGCCGAAGATTCCGATCCCAACTGGCGGCGTGTGGTGGCGCAGGTCGCGCCCGGGTTTGGCGTCCGTGACGTCGGCGAGGGAGGCATCGTGCACCACAAGGTGTTCCGAAACCGATCGGCCGTGCAGACGCATCCCAAGGACCGCCACCAGCCGTGCCGAATGTTCCGTGATGTCAAGGTCCCCGCCGGCAAGGCGACCGAATTGCAGCTGCGTGTCAGCCATCACCCCCACGGTGACTGGCAATTGCGAGTGCTGGTCGGAAAAGACGTCCTCGCCGATCAAACGGTCAGCTCCAGCACCGTTGCAAACGATGAATGGTTGGACGTCACTGTCGACCTGTCAAAGTACGCCGGCCAGCAGATTCGCTTGACGCTAGAAAACCGAGCCAACGATTGGCACAACGAATGGGCCTATTGGAACGAAGTCAAGTTGGTCGTCCACTAG
- a CDS encoding SPFH domain-containing protein, translating into MAWFGGGFIFGLMLIPILLGFARFFGLYACVGECKAHVFTLFGKVIGTLDQPGLQIPVFKFGPRALLVPFFGKSYVVDTSLRQHYLRSQMVNSEEGTPMGVGIWYEMRVTDPVSYLFTNANPDGSLQANVTSSTISTLSNLEMEKMLEDRHSLSRTVRKTVSPLSEKWGYTLGSVYIRKVAFTDRLMVDNITEKVVKRLVQVTSAMKQDGENRVGLIKSETAYRVSQKMAEASASRPKIVGKALNEIAAADPEILNTVLSVMEVDTLIESNAEVDLLPDSSNVLIQVGEGAGRES; encoded by the coding sequence ATGGCATGGTTCGGCGGTGGATTTATTTTCGGTTTGATGTTGATTCCGATTCTGCTCGGATTCGCACGCTTTTTTGGACTCTACGCCTGCGTCGGCGAGTGCAAGGCACATGTCTTCACCCTGTTCGGCAAGGTGATCGGGACGCTGGATCAACCGGGGCTGCAAATCCCGGTGTTCAAATTCGGCCCACGGGCGTTGCTGGTGCCGTTCTTTGGAAAGTCGTATGTTGTTGACACCTCGCTTCGGCAGCATTATTTGCGGAGCCAAATGGTCAACTCGGAAGAGGGCACGCCGATGGGCGTGGGGATCTGGTACGAAATGCGGGTGACCGATCCGGTTTCGTACCTGTTCACCAACGCCAACCCGGACGGTTCGCTGCAAGCCAACGTGACCAGTTCGACGATTTCCACGCTGAGCAATCTGGAGATGGAAAAGATGCTCGAAGACCGTCACTCGCTCAGCCGAACGGTTCGCAAAACCGTCTCGCCGCTGTCCGAGAAGTGGGGCTACACTCTCGGATCGGTCTACATCCGAAAGGTCGCGTTTACTGATCGGTTGATGGTCGACAACATCACCGAAAAAGTCGTCAAACGCTTGGTGCAGGTGACCAGTGCGATGAAGCAGGACGGAGAGAACCGCGTCGGTTTGATCAAAAGTGAAACGGCCTACCGCGTTTCACAAAAGATGGCCGAGGCCTCCGCATCGCGTCCCAAGATCGTCGGCAAGGCACTCAATGAGATCGCGGCTGCCGACCCGGAAATCTTGAACACCGTGTTGTCGGTGATGGAAGTCGACACGCTGATCGAATCCAACGCCGAAGTCGACTTGCTGCCCGATTCGAGCAACGTGCTGATCCAGGTCGGCGAAGGAGCCGGGCGGGAGTCGTAG
- a CDS encoding SPFH domain-containing protein: MTFFLGLMMGIIIYSFFRCIVGGFYTVSPDQRAIVTSFGKAQRLEGMQVADGDADSDGLSDEEHQRYEYPQVRVVGPGGPYFKMPWQDVHKVSVATQAVDLSWDPSKAQDTIEAVTKDNLTTGINGQLRYRISESNLYPYLFGVASPLEHVMGYFVSVLRERVANFVDPKGQTLLVDAEVDEADGDQEESSIDLSEGVSINDLRKNLPLLNQYMEEQCRSTTGRYGIELDAALITEIDPPAEVDRALSAINSTRNQVAADLSTARADSEQQITMSARAVEIATNNAQAEVAPLRELAQTLTEIKKEGGSSCLQAYLRNARIPLYNVARRVIQTTKTDAAG, translated from the coding sequence ATGACATTCTTTCTCGGACTGATGATGGGCATCATCATCTACAGCTTTTTCCGCTGTATTGTCGGCGGTTTCTACACGGTCAGCCCCGACCAGCGGGCGATCGTGACGAGTTTCGGAAAAGCGCAGCGACTCGAAGGGATGCAGGTCGCCGACGGTGACGCGGATTCTGACGGATTGAGCGACGAGGAACACCAGCGGTATGAATACCCTCAGGTGCGCGTCGTCGGCCCCGGCGGACCGTACTTCAAAATGCCTTGGCAAGACGTCCACAAGGTTTCCGTCGCGACCCAGGCGGTCGACCTGTCGTGGGACCCTTCCAAAGCCCAAGACACGATCGAAGCGGTCACCAAAGACAACTTGACGACCGGGATCAACGGCCAGCTTCGTTATCGGATCAGCGAGAGCAACCTGTACCCCTATCTGTTCGGCGTTGCCAGTCCGCTCGAGCACGTGATGGGCTACTTTGTCAGCGTGCTTCGCGAACGCGTCGCCAATTTTGTCGACCCGAAAGGGCAAACGCTGTTGGTCGATGCGGAAGTCGACGAAGCCGACGGCGACCAAGAGGAGTCGTCCATCGATTTAAGCGAAGGCGTTTCGATCAACGACTTGCGAAAGAACTTGCCGCTGTTGAACCAGTACATGGAAGAGCAGTGCCGTTCGACGACCGGTCGCTACGGCATCGAACTGGACGCAGCCTTGATCACCGAGATCGACCCACCCGCCGAAGTCGACCGAGCCCTGTCGGCGATCAATAGCACCCGCAACCAAGTCGCCGCGGACCTGAGCACGGCACGGGCCGATAGCGAGCAACAAATCACGATGAGTGCCCGCGCCGTCGAAATCGCGACCAACAACGCCCAGGCAGAGGTCGCACCGCTGCGCGAACTGGCCCAAACGCTGACCGAGATCAAAAAGGAAGGCGGTTCGTCATGCTTGCAGGCCTATCTGCGGAACGCCCGGATCCCACTCTATAACGTTGCTCGTCGCGTGATCCAGACCACCAAGACCGACGCGGCCGGTTGA
- a CDS encoding DEAD/DEAH box helicase — translation MNHQETAAKHTAVDPDLDRDSLATEYFSLLPYDPYPVQEEAMLAYFAGDPGLGDQGVLICAPTGTGKTMIAEAAVYEALRTGRRMYYTTPLIALTDQKLDELRESAVRWGFPADSVGLVTGNRRVNGDAPVLVVVAEILLNRLLNPEAFDFSDVTSVVMDEFHSFNDPERGIVWELTLALLPPHIRTMLLSATVGNSLEFTSWLSRAHNRRLQLVSGDERKVPLQYEWIGDEILNDFAEKIAAGDDELRRTPSLVFCFSRSQCWTVAEMLKGKSLIDKDRQAELADYLNAADMAAGAGPKLKQILMRGVGVHHAGVMPRYRRMVEELFQRKLLAMCVCTETLAAGINLPARSVVLPSLLKGPKDKRKLVDTASAQQIFGRAGRPQYDDRGFVYALAHEDDVKLNKWREKYDSIPEDTKDPGLLKAKKQLKKKMPKRRSGETYWTEQQFLQLQEAASADLSSRGQLPWRLLAYMLGKDASVAPLRELVSKRLLTPKKIEEGQRELNRMLITMWQANYLSLDPKPTPAADPGKTKTDSGKKTEASQAEPPPATGGLFGEILDQMREDEPAAQPDAVEQPESDEEDQPRIKQYDLDAYRPLTATPTPRLERLVHLRSINPLFGVYMADLLATADPEERIAAFESVLEVPGTVARFTRMPRIEDMPPGTLATTRLDPQLLKLGLATPEELGAQGGEDDEEVKDRGFGRVMFEEPRVWPLTIGEKIHRLFQNDYPTVQGVRVRPVWIVGELLNYDGDFNKYVTTKKLQKEEGILLRHCLRMILFLDEMANVPPENTTVETWEDTLDDLADILTESCRNADPQTTEEVLSHNENLEDTLISSGRRQN, via the coding sequence ATGAATCACCAAGAAACCGCCGCCAAACACACCGCCGTTGATCCCGACCTGGATCGAGATTCGCTAGCCACCGAGTATTTTTCGTTGCTTCCCTACGACCCCTATCCGGTCCAAGAGGAAGCGATGCTGGCCTACTTTGCCGGCGACCCGGGGCTCGGGGACCAGGGCGTGTTGATCTGCGCGCCGACCGGAACTGGCAAAACGATGATCGCCGAAGCCGCGGTCTACGAAGCTCTGCGGACCGGGCGGCGGATGTACTACACCACCCCGCTGATCGCCCTGACCGATCAAAAACTAGACGAATTGCGCGAAAGCGCGGTCCGCTGGGGTTTTCCGGCCGATAGCGTCGGACTGGTCACGGGCAACCGACGTGTCAACGGCGACGCCCCCGTGCTGGTCGTCGTCGCCGAAATCCTGCTGAACCGACTGCTCAACCCCGAAGCCTTCGACTTTTCCGACGTCACCTCGGTCGTCATGGACGAGTTCCATTCCTTCAACGATCCCGAACGCGGCATCGTTTGGGAATTGACGTTGGCCTTGCTGCCGCCCCACATCCGCACGATGTTGCTGAGCGCGACCGTCGGCAACTCGCTGGAATTCACCTCCTGGCTTTCACGTGCCCACAACCGTCGGCTGCAACTGGTCAGCGGCGATGAACGCAAGGTGCCGCTGCAATACGAGTGGATCGGCGATGAGATCTTGAATGACTTTGCCGAGAAAATCGCAGCCGGTGACGATGAACTCCGCCGCACCCCCTCGCTGGTGTTTTGCTTTTCTCGATCGCAGTGCTGGACGGTTGCGGAGATGCTCAAGGGGAAAAGTCTGATCGACAAGGATCGGCAAGCCGAATTAGCCGACTACCTGAACGCGGCCGACATGGCCGCCGGAGCCGGACCGAAACTGAAACAGATTCTGATGCGCGGCGTCGGCGTACACCATGCCGGTGTCATGCCCCGCTATCGCCGCATGGTCGAAGAACTGTTCCAACGCAAACTGTTGGCGATGTGTGTCTGTACCGAAACGTTGGCCGCGGGAATCAATTTGCCGGCGCGAAGCGTCGTGCTTCCGAGCTTGTTGAAGGGGCCCAAAGACAAACGCAAGCTGGTCGACACGGCGTCGGCACAACAGATCTTCGGCCGTGCCGGGCGACCGCAGTACGACGACCGTGGCTTTGTCTACGCGCTCGCCCACGAAGACGACGTCAAACTGAACAAATGGCGTGAAAAGTACGATTCGATCCCCGAGGACACCAAGGATCCGGGACTGCTGAAGGCCAAGAAACAGCTCAAGAAGAAGATGCCTAAGCGGCGTTCCGGCGAAACGTACTGGACCGAGCAGCAATTCCTTCAGTTGCAAGAAGCCGCTTCGGCGGACCTTTCCAGCCGCGGACAACTCCCCTGGAGATTGCTCGCCTACATGCTGGGGAAAGACGCCAGCGTCGCTCCACTGCGGGAACTGGTTTCCAAGCGATTGCTGACGCCAAAGAAGATCGAAGAGGGGCAGCGCGAGCTGAACCGCATGTTGATCACCATGTGGCAGGCGAACTATCTGTCGCTGGATCCTAAACCGACGCCGGCGGCCGATCCTGGAAAAACAAAAACGGATTCGGGGAAAAAGACCGAAGCAAGCCAAGCCGAACCGCCGCCCGCGACCGGTGGACTGTTCGGCGAGATCCTTGATCAGATGCGTGAGGATGAACCGGCGGCGCAGCCCGACGCGGTCGAGCAACCGGAGTCCGATGAAGAGGACCAGCCGCGGATCAAACAGTACGACTTGGACGCCTATCGCCCGCTGACCGCCACGCCCACACCGCGGTTGGAGCGTCTGGTGCATCTGCGCAGCATCAACCCGCTGTTCGGTGTCTACATGGCCGACTTGTTGGCGACCGCGGATCCCGAGGAACGGATCGCCGCATTCGAAAGTGTGTTGGAAGTGCCCGGAACGGTGGCACGATTCACCCGCATGCCGCGGATCGAAGACATGCCACCGGGAACGTTGGCGACGACACGGTTGGACCCGCAGCTATTGAAACTGGGGTTGGCGACCCCGGAAGAGCTCGGCGCCCAAGGTGGAGAAGATGACGAGGAAGTCAAGGATCGAGGCTTCGGTCGCGTGATGTTCGAAGAACCTCGCGTCTGGCCGCTGACGATCGGCGAGAAGATTCATCGCTTGTTCCAAAACGATTATCCGACCGTGCAGGGCGTGCGTGTCCGGCCGGTCTGGATCGTCGGCGAGTTGCTCAACTATGACGGGGACTTCAACAAGTATGTCACCACCAAAAAGTTGCAAAAGGAAGAAGGCATCTTACTGCGTCATTGCCTGCGGATGATCCTGTTTCTTGACGAAATGGCCAACGTCCCGCCGGAGAACACGACGGTCGAAACCTGGGAGGACACGCTCGACGATCTGGCCGACATCCTGACCGAAAGCTGCCGCAATGCCGATCCACAGACGACCGAAGAAGTTCTGTCTCACAACGAAAACCTGGAAGACACCCTGATCAGCAGCGGACGACGTCAGAATTGA